The sequence CCCACCCCCGCGCCCAACTTCGGCTACGGCAACGACCCGGACAGGGGCACGTCCATATGAGCTCGGCGCCGGAACACAGACCACACGGACACACCAGATAGAAATGTACAGAACAGATTTTTacggggttttttttgttggcacCGCGAGGGAGAACTGGTCCTTCCCGACACCAcccgcccacccacccaccgTTCGAGGGAGGCGTTGTAATGTCGTCGTCGTCGTTGTCCTTCTCGGGGGGTCGACTCGCCCCTTtctcttgggtttttttttttatatgaagcaTTTAAGGAGTCGCATTTTTAATGGGACTGGAGGAGGTCTCTCTCCAATTAAAGAACCGCACGTCCCGCAATAATCCCTGACTCCGCCACACGCAGCGTCCGAGCAGAGGGGTTCGGGAGACGTGTCCCCGTCACCACAGACTCTCTACAGGAGAGCAGGCGAAACGAAAAAAAGAACTCAGACGAGTGACAAGTGGCATCCACGCCAGTCAACAGTTCAGAGCTGTGGCTGTACGTGGTGTACGTGTCTTTTAATGACTTTCTTTTAAGTATAACAAATCTTATTGCGTGGAATGTGTTTGGTCAgagagtaaaacaaaaaaaatatataataataataataataataataataattgttctGAGCTGTCTGTTCTTCTTattgtttgtttccttttttttcagttctgaaACTGCTTGAGTGCCATTGTAATTTTCTCTTCAGGTCACATCGTCAAGGTCCTTTTTCTCTCATTCCGTGTCATTGTCACACCAGGGCTCAATAAAACAAACGAAACAAGACAAGAGTCACAACATTTTTGTACAGTAGTTTCCATTTTAAGTGCCACCAGCTAGCTGCCGTACGTGACAGACGGATCCTCGGAATGGGGCGGCGCCCGCAGGGGCCAATTTTCTGTGGGGTCCCAGTACAGCACTTCTGCCCGGTGGGGGCGCCACTCCTCGCCACACTTTCTATTCCATTTCTTCTACGATAAGGggtaatatttaaatgtaatgttttataaaaGTCTAATGGTTTAAACAGGGCTTCATGGTGCGGCGTTTTTattgtttcttcctttttgAGGGTGGGGCctaaaaagagcagagaaaaaaaaagaccttttttcACTAACACTGTATTAATATTTACTAATGTTAGCTGTTTAGGACGAGCTTTGAGTTTGTTTACCTTCAGGAATAAAACTGCAAATTGTTTGTGAGTAGAGAACAGGAGCCGTGTTTGATGCAAGCCTAGATGTACTTTCTTCTCCAGCTATGGCTGCCGAGCGCTGATAGGAACTATTTTTatttagaatacattttttttatttagtctaaATGAACAGATGTTTAAGAGaatttaagaaaaagaaaaagggaatattttacatgtgaatgatattattttttttttactggagaTAAAAGTCGTATATCTTTAAGAGCCTAGCAAGTTAGCAGTCACATTCACCCGGCTGTCAGTCCCACCATGGCATTTTTATTTCGTCTTCATCTAAGAGGAGGCAAGTTGTTTCTGGTAAAAGACGCATGCAATACTTGCTATGCctgtaacatttttaatttcataCATAGTATGTACAGGATTACTTGATCATTTCCAGCTGATGataatgtacagtatttaatatAGGCCTATTTTGTTGTATGTGTTGCATATTGTTCTGACGGGAAAAAAGGCCTCTGTTACAAGTGGCAAAGCTTTCTGTGTATAATTTGTctaataaacatgttttataaaGTGCTATGTTCTTGTCATCTTTGTCATCGTGACAACCATCTTTCTTTTTGCCCGGAATCTCACAGCTACATGAAGAAAATAAGACGACTTTGAGAATGCAGCGGGTTGATggaatgtgtatgtgttcagTTTACAGTTTACTGGCTTTACATTCAATTCACAATTTTCCACTTGTAGTTTTCACTCTCTGCCACAAGGTGGCTTCTCGCAgttcattttttatcatttccatttacagcatttacatttacagcatttatcagacgcacttatccagagcgacttacaatcagtagttacagggacagattcccccccccccccccccggagcaacttaggggttaagtgtcttgctcagggatacaatggtagtaagtgggatttgaacctgggtcttctggttcataggcgagtgtgttacccactaggctactactaccctttTATCATGACATGAGCGGTTTTATCTATGTAATATATTTAGAATTAAAattcaaaaaacaaatatagatagatagatagatagatagatagatagatagatagatagatagatagatagatagatagatagatagatagatagatagatagatagatagatagatagatagatagatcgatCTATCGGGGTAGTGGGGTGCAGTTGCTCTATAAGGTCACCAGGTGGCGCCCAGGCGAGCGACTGAATTGCGGCGCTGAGAAGCGGGGCTGAGTCTGCTGCTCAGACGGAAACTGTTCAGATACAAGTCCTGCCTTTTAACTCCTCCTtcaataaaaagtacaaaagtgcTGGCCCTCATATTTAGTCTGATTTATTGGGAATGCTCGATCGTGAGTGTTGTTGCGACTCTTAATTCTTAATCCTGTTAATAGACAGTCATTAATTACTGTGATGTCTGTTATATTGTCATTAACCTGCTGTGAATGGACAAAAAAACGTCATTTTACAGCTTCACCTGCCCTGCacgaaaaaaagagaatagaaGAAATGCTTCATTTTTTTAGAAACTGAAGATCCGGGTTCACAAACCCATTTTTCTGATTTACCCTGAACTTATTGTTTTAAATCTTTAGTTCTAGCTGTCTGCCTCTAGccatatttttttctgcagcttGTATTAATTTAGGTAGATTTTTCAATAAAATCCGatatgttataattattatgaCTGAATCGAAATGAATAGAAAGGTACAAAATAAACTGGCACGTTACAAAGTGTTTCCTTCTGCACTTCTGAAAATGAGAAATTTAACGAAGatgtagattttatttttaatgaaccattTACAACAAAAACGATCAAATGAAGAGTTCCGTGTAAAACGCACAGAAAGGAGGATGTGAGACGTCCCACGTCGTTCCGCCGGGAACGGATGAAGGTTCTGGTGGGATCACAAGGTTCGGCTCTCTGGAACCTGGCGGAAGATGCGTCGCGTTTTAATCTagtgacgatgatgatgatgattatttatTGGCTTATGGAAACACGCCCGTTTCCCTGGCGACCGGAATGAAGCCCCGCCGCGCGGCGTTTTGTGACCCCCGAGCGTGTCCAATGCGACAGAGAGGGACTGTCCCGTCCGGCCCGCGGCTGCGCCTTCAGGAGCCGCTCAGAGTCGGCGCCGGTCCGCTCCGCCACTTCATGAATAAATGCAGGGGCTTCCTCCACaaatacatctcacacacacacacacacacacacacacacactttcatacgCCGTCCGAAACAATGCAggattattaattttaataaacgaAATGACGTATGCCAGCTTTTCCAGCGACAGGGCGTTCCGTGCGCCCGATCAAAGGAGTGAAAGTGGAGAGGAAGGCGGGaggaagttgtttttttttaaataaaattcataatttactttttattaattatttatttgtatattttatacgTTTCTGTATCTGGCTAGTAATCTTGGGGGGGGGTTCGGATTGTGTGGAGAAAATAAAGGACTGAAAACAcaaacctacaaaaaaaaaaaaatcaaattagaAAAAACgaaaaagacctttttttttgcgTGGATTTTGTCACCCCCCCTAAAAAAACGCCTCTGAAGTCGCGTTCGTGCCGACTTTGTCCCGCGGGGACGCATTACCCCCCTCTCTCGGGCTCCACGGCCACTCGCGATTGGCCGCGTGCACGCGCCTGGCCCGAGCCTCGCGATTGGTCCGCGCGCCACGCGACCAGGCGCGCGGAGGGGGCGCGCCCGGCGCGTGCCGCTTTTTAAACGCGCCGCGGCGCCGCGAGACGGAAGAAGCACCCGCGACATGGACGCTCTGCACCTGCACGGGGACTCGAGGGGACCGGCGACGCCGGACTGGCTCGCCACCCGCGCGCCACGCGCCGACCGCTCGCCTGGCTCCGGCCCCGAGGGCGTGTCCTCGCCGCCCACACCCCcctgcgccgccgccgcgcccgGCAAGCCCGCCAAGGCCGCCAACGGGGTGCAGAAGCAGCGGCGCATGGCCGCCAACGCGCGCGAGCGTCGCCGCATGCACGGCCTGAACCACGCGTTCGACGAGCTGCGCAGCGTCATCCCGGCGTTCGACAACGACAAGAAGCTGTCCAAGTACGAGACCCTGCAGATGGCGCAGATCTACATCAACGCGCTGTCCGACCTGCTGCAGGGGCCCGGGGCCCGAGCGGACTCGGCGCAGCCcttccccgccttcctggacgcGGGCGCGCCGGGCGAGGGCTCGTCCCCGGGCGAGGGCTCGTCCCCGCGCTCGAACCGGAGCGACGGCGAGTTCTCCCCGCACTCGCACTTCAGCGACTCGGACGAGGCGCACACGGAGCCGCAGAGCGAGGACGAGCTGCCCGACCTGAAGCTGGCCAGGCCGCGGCCGTTCTGAAGCCTTTGCCAATATCTCGCTCAGAATCAGCGGACCTGGCAACCGCGCTGCCAATGTTTGGGGTGATTTATTTGCTGATTTGGCAACACCGGTCCCACGTTCCGCCCGCGGGACGAGCCGCGCCGTGTGACATTGACAGGACCCCTCTGCCATGACCACTGTCCTCCACAGCACTGCCATGGGCTCTCCGCCGTCTTCCAGCGACAAATATGCCGACGAATATGAAGGTTTATAGGAATATTGGGCTTGTGGCTCTAACGTTTTTGTCCCTGTTAGAATTTGCTTTGCGatttctaaaaaaacaaaaaaaaaaagataaaatacgTGCACTTTAAAGACGAGCCACAGGCTTGAGCGACATGCGTTTGTCGTGGACCAAATAGCATTTGTAATGTGAGTAGTAGATTATACTGCCAATCCGAGGAACATATTTAATGTAGCCATTAGACTTGTTTTGTACACTTGTTCAAAGATTTTTTTGAGGGGGATTTTCCgtgaaaaaaaagtctgtttctTTGACATGGAGGAGGTGAATgatgaatatttatttcttttggttcttgccttttttttctactgGAAATGATACACTTGCTGAACTAAAGCAGTCTGCCATTCGCTGATTTGAACGAATAAAACGAGCTGAACACAACATTTTTTCTGCCACTCTTTATTTCCTCAAATtctatttaaatacattttttggaatGTTATGGTAATTAGTGGAAAAAACATCccccacacatacactcacactcagATTTATTACCTACAATATATATTAGAATTTATTATTAGGACAATTGCATGTAGGGGAGTCCTGTTGATCTCATTAAATTTGATTATTCTATTAGCATTTTActaaaataatgcataata comes from Denticeps clupeoides chromosome 11, fDenClu1.1, whole genome shotgun sequence and encodes:
- the atoh1a gene encoding protein atonal homolog 1a encodes the protein MDALHLHGDSRGPATPDWLATRAPRADRSPGSGPEGVSSPPTPPCAAAAPGKPAKAANGVQKQRRMAANARERRRMHGLNHAFDELRSVIPAFDNDKKLSKYETLQMAQIYINALSDLLQGPGARADSAQPFPAFLDAGAPGEGSSPGEGSSPRSNRSDGEFSPHSHFSDSDEAHTEPQSEDELPDLKLARPRPF